One stretch of Musicola paradisiaca NCPPB 2511 DNA includes these proteins:
- a CDS encoding phage tail protein: MMLALGLFVFHLKTLPYSSLKRDLKYNWAENKRIGLRSAYQYLGKGDDLITLSGKVSPEISGISSQLSLFALEYMAASGRAWPLIEGSGKIYGMYIIDSFNYTNSELFSDGSARSIDFSLTLKRVDESLSDMFGDLYEQAKELYDTKVTPALTSLKATVESISL, from the coding sequence ATGATGTTGGCATTAGGATTATTCGTTTTCCACCTAAAGACATTACCCTATTCCTCCCTGAAGCGAGATCTAAAATATAACTGGGCGGAAAATAAACGCATTGGATTACGCAGCGCTTACCAGTATTTGGGGAAAGGGGATGATTTAATTACTCTTTCTGGGAAAGTTTCACCCGAAATATCTGGAATAAGTAGCCAGTTATCTCTGTTTGCACTGGAGTACATGGCTGCATCAGGCCGGGCCTGGCCATTAATAGAAGGCAGCGGCAAAATTTATGGCATGTATATTATTGATAGCTTTAACTATACCAATAGTGAGTTATTTTCCGATGGTAGCGCACGCAGCATTGATTTTAGCCTAACACTGAAACGTGTAGATGAATCATTGAGTGATATGTTTGGCGATCTTTACGAGCAGGCCAAGGAATTATATGACACCAAGGTAACGCCCGCCTTAACATCACTGAAGGCAACGGTGGAGAGTATTTCACTATGA
- a CDS encoding contractile injection system protein, VgrG/Pvc8 family, with the protein MIINNRIGIATSLAPDFHITIDKSQTSDESNNTSQAKHTDFKLNDRLIDLSITDNSGTQADSLKITLNDSDGKLLLPERGHKIIVSLGWKGQPLTLMGSYIVDKVTYSGTPDKIDVNAHSVNFRGSLTTPIETSYNDTTLGDIARAIAERNDLLYSIEEAISKKNIDSEHQSKESDITFITRLAKKNDAIATIKNDTLHLFTEGKGINSDGSNMPTYLIERSDGDSFSFTIADRPLNSTVLANWHNNQDAKTHNVKVSRVDKSSTSTQSTHPQAKSTTDATTGTQSSDYTAGAKDNQQALQKTYATQQEAIQAAISKWREVQRQGVTLKLSLAKGQEHLKPGGLVNVKGFKKVIDEKRWSIKTITHSVNTSGFKTSIDLEAALLDVEYEISYDVVVNSSST; encoded by the coding sequence ATGATTATTAACAATCGCATTGGTATTGCGACCAGTCTGGCACCTGATTTTCATATCACGATTGATAAATCACAAACAAGTGACGAAAGCAATAATACATCACAGGCCAAACATACCGATTTTAAATTAAATGATCGCCTTATAGATTTGAGCATTACTGATAATTCCGGCACACAAGCTGATTCACTAAAAATCACACTGAATGACAGTGATGGGAAACTGCTACTACCAGAACGTGGGCATAAGATAATTGTTAGCCTTGGCTGGAAAGGTCAGCCGTTAACACTTATGGGAAGTTACATCGTCGATAAAGTAACGTACTCTGGCACGCCAGATAAAATAGATGTCAACGCACACAGCGTCAATTTTCGAGGTTCTCTTACTACCCCGATAGAAACGTCATATAACGATACAACATTGGGTGACATCGCCCGCGCAATAGCAGAACGCAATGACTTACTTTATTCTATTGAGGAAGCTATATCGAAAAAAAATATCGATAGCGAACATCAGTCGAAAGAGTCTGATATTACATTCATCACTCGATTGGCAAAAAAAAATGATGCTATCGCCACGATTAAAAATGACACTCTTCATTTGTTTACAGAAGGAAAAGGCATAAACAGTGATGGCAGTAACATGCCAACGTATCTCATTGAACGCAGTGATGGTGACTCTTTTTCCTTCACGATTGCTGACCGCCCACTCAACAGCACCGTGCTCGCCAACTGGCATAATAATCAAGATGCCAAAACACATAATGTGAAAGTCAGTCGGGTGGATAAATCCTCCACATCCACGCAATCAACGCATCCACAGGCAAAATCGACCACCGACGCCACAACAGGCACGCAGTCTAGCGATTACACCGCAGGAGCGAAAGACAACCAGCAAGCGCTCCAAAAAACCTATGCCACACAGCAAGAAGCTATCCAAGCCGCGATAAGCAAATGGCGTGAAGTTCAGAGACAGGGCGTCACGCTAAAGCTGTCGCTAGCCAAAGGCCAGGAACACCTCAAACCTGGGGGATTAGTCAACGTGAAAGGTTTCAAAAAAGTGATTGATGAAAAACGCTGGTCAATCAAAACCATCACACATTCCGTGAACACATCAGGCTTCAAAACAAGTATTGATTTAGAGGCTGCGTTGCTGGATGTAGAGTACGAAATCAGCTATGACGTGGTCGTTAACTCCTCATCCACGTAG
- a CDS encoding phage tail assembly protein has protein sequence MTAEVTVQENVISLHTPIKRGETLIESVTLLKPTAGTLRGIGLAALANADVEALIKVLPRMTTPSLTEADVMAMDLSDLLLFAGKVIGFLAPSSAQ, from the coding sequence ATGACGGCTGAAGTCACTGTGCAAGAAAACGTAATTTCACTGCACACCCCGATTAAACGTGGTGAAACGCTGATCGAATCAGTCACGCTGCTAAAGCCCACGGCCGGCACACTGCGCGGCATCGGCCTGGCGGCGTTAGCGAATGCTGACGTAGAAGCATTGATCAAAGTGCTTCCTCGTATGACCACCCCTTCTCTCACCGAGGCCGATGTCATGGCGATGGATCTGTCCGATCTGTTGCTGTTTGCCGGTAAGGTGATCGGTTTTTTGGCGCCGAGCTCGGCACAGTAA
- a CDS encoding ogr/Delta-like zinc finger family protein, with protein sequence MMHCPLCRHAAHARSSRYLSENTKERYHQCTNVNCGHTFVTLEAVTRSIMRPGKTEPVEEPTNP encoded by the coding sequence ATGATGCATTGTCCATTGTGTCGCCACGCAGCGCATGCCCGCTCAAGTCGTTACCTGTCTGAAAATACGAAAGAACGTTACCACCAGTGCACTAACGTGAATTGCGGTCATACCTTTGTCACCCTGGAAGCCGTCACTCGCTCCATCATGCGTCCAGGCAAAACCGAACCCGTTGAAGAGCCCACCAATCCTTAA
- a CDS encoding DJ-1/PfpI family protein, with amino-acid sequence MSPIPPLSIGLLLFPRLTQLDLTGPYEIFARIPQASVHLIWKDRAPVSADRGLGLMPSTTFDDCPDLDLICVPGGPGQIDLMADDQTLTFLRHKAAQARWITSVCTGSLVLGAAGLLRGYRATSHWSALDQLALLGAEPVAERVVRDRNRITGAGVTSGIDFALSVVADIYGAELAQRIQLQMEYDPHPPFNAGSPRTAPVDITHSVQTSIADFTAHRRQMTEQAAARLDLTN; translated from the coding sequence ATGTCACCTATTCCCCCGTTGTCCATTGGACTATTGCTGTTTCCCCGCTTAACGCAGCTCGACCTGACCGGCCCTTACGAGATATTCGCCCGAATACCGCAGGCGAGCGTGCATCTGATTTGGAAAGATCGTGCGCCGGTCAGCGCCGATCGCGGGCTGGGTCTGATGCCGTCAACCACCTTCGACGACTGCCCCGACCTTGATCTGATCTGCGTCCCCGGCGGCCCCGGCCAGATTGATCTGATGGCGGATGACCAAACGCTGACGTTCCTCCGGCACAAAGCGGCGCAGGCCCGATGGATCACCTCGGTATGCACCGGTTCGCTGGTACTTGGCGCCGCAGGCCTGCTGCGGGGATACCGGGCCACGTCCCACTGGTCGGCATTGGATCAGCTGGCGTTACTCGGCGCGGAGCCGGTCGCCGAGCGAGTCGTACGGGACAGGAACCGCATCACCGGCGCGGGCGTTACCTCCGGCATCGATTTTGCCCTCAGCGTCGTAGCGGATATTTACGGGGCAGAGCTTGCCCAGCGCATCCAGCTACAAATGGAGTACGATCCACACCCGCCGTTCAATGCCGGTTCGCCTCGCACCGCGCCCGTGGACATCACCCATAGCGTTCAAACGAGTATCGCCGACTTCACCGCACATCGGCGCCAGATGACGGAACAGGCCGCCGCCCGGCTTGACCTGACGAACTGA
- a CDS encoding GpE family phage tail protein, whose amino-acid sequence MADIAVVFHWPPSELFPMSLAELTHWRAKALERSGQPNE is encoded by the coding sequence ATGGCGGATATCGCCGTGGTATTTCACTGGCCGCCGTCAGAACTTTTCCCCATGAGCCTGGCGGAGCTTACTCACTGGCGTGCCAAGGCATTAGAACGAAGTGGACAACCCAATGAGTAA
- a CDS encoding sensor domain-containing diguanylate cyclase, translating into MSPLRHRSDKHQQRVLARMLKIFESQPAEELQRLIRIVQSYFQVKSVVISLLDDHRQWFLYHCNFSLPEPPINHSFCVHTVDGDAPLIVPDTLEDRRFANNPLVTGEPRVRFHASYPLHLSTGKAFGALCLYHDQPRLFSPPDLEQLGDLAFIVQTTLQKVEMQANAELVREKFQHMESINQQIFSRAAVGLALIMPDMKPVKINAALCNILGYSEELLLTLPVEQVVYPDDLPALIATHQRLLSGEISQDMAQRRYFRADGSVIWMLVSISALYNPNGSIFGLQVALHDLSQLKATEQALRELSQELEQRVEQRTQELMLSHQFIQDITDHIPALVSCISPDNHFTFTNRHLRKLLGDEQQDYYQQDIHNIMQPPELALFLPRLEESRQKRLPMSFEHTVHTLNNQFITYHTELVPAARPEDGTYILSTDISRLTALRDRLVFEANHDHLTGLPNRRAVINHLTRIINKKHRKPLALLFFDINNFKHYNDQFGHGFGDRVIKVFARLLRRNTRAYDFIGRLSGDEFLMVIHEQSCLPREVQIIGEKLKNRIEKPVKIFNQTITLSASIGTAFLPQGATLNINELIRQADAAMYEDKRRFQRPIKEPADEPNRAEKE; encoded by the coding sequence ATGAGTCCCTTACGCCACCGTAGCGATAAACATCAACAGCGCGTCCTTGCGCGTATGCTGAAAATTTTTGAGTCTCAGCCGGCCGAAGAACTGCAACGGCTCATTCGTATCGTTCAATCCTATTTCCAGGTAAAAAGCGTAGTGATCTCACTGTTAGACGACCATCGGCAATGGTTCCTGTATCACTGCAACTTTTCACTGCCCGAACCGCCGATCAACCATTCCTTCTGCGTCCACACCGTCGACGGCGATGCGCCGCTGATCGTCCCCGACACATTGGAAGACCGGCGTTTCGCCAACAACCCTCTCGTCACCGGGGAACCGCGGGTACGTTTTCATGCCAGCTACCCGCTCCACCTATCGACAGGCAAAGCGTTCGGTGCGTTATGCCTGTATCACGATCAACCGCGACTATTCAGCCCGCCTGATCTAGAGCAATTGGGCGACCTGGCTTTCATCGTGCAAACCACCCTGCAAAAGGTAGAAATGCAGGCAAACGCCGAACTGGTGCGGGAAAAATTCCAACACATGGAATCCATCAATCAGCAGATATTCTCCCGTGCTGCGGTAGGACTGGCGTTGATCATGCCAGACATGAAACCAGTAAAAATCAACGCCGCACTCTGTAACATACTGGGATACAGCGAGGAGCTACTGTTGACGCTCCCGGTGGAACAGGTCGTCTATCCGGACGATCTCCCGGCGCTTATCGCCACCCACCAACGGCTGCTCTCGGGAGAAATATCCCAGGATATGGCGCAACGGCGTTATTTCCGCGCAGACGGCAGCGTCATCTGGATGCTGGTCTCCATTTCCGCGCTCTACAATCCGAACGGCAGCATCTTCGGGCTGCAGGTGGCGCTGCACGATCTCAGCCAATTAAAAGCCACCGAACAGGCGCTGCGTGAACTGAGTCAGGAGCTTGAACAGCGCGTAGAACAGCGAACGCAGGAGCTCATGCTTAGCCATCAATTCATCCAAGACATCACCGATCATATCCCGGCATTGGTCTCCTGCATCAGCCCGGATAACCACTTCACGTTTACCAACCGCCATTTGCGTAAACTGCTGGGCGACGAGCAGCAGGATTATTACCAGCAGGATATTCACAACATCATGCAGCCGCCCGAGTTAGCACTATTTCTTCCCCGGCTGGAGGAGTCGCGGCAAAAACGGCTGCCGATGTCTTTCGAACACACCGTACATACCCTGAACAACCAGTTTATTACCTACCATACCGAGCTGGTGCCCGCAGCCCGGCCGGAGGATGGCACCTATATTCTGTCAACCGACATCTCCCGATTGACGGCACTGCGCGACAGGTTGGTGTTCGAAGCGAATCACGACCACCTCACCGGCCTGCCGAATCGCCGCGCCGTCATCAACCATCTGACGCGCATCATCAACAAAAAGCACCGTAAACCCTTGGCGCTGTTATTTTTCGACATCAATAACTTCAAGCACTACAACGATCAATTCGGGCATGGGTTCGGCGATCGGGTGATCAAGGTTTTTGCCCGCCTGCTGCGCCGGAATACCCGTGCCTATGACTTCATCGGGCGCCTTTCCGGCGACGAATTTCTCATGGTCATCCATGAGCAAAGCTGTCTGCCCAGAGAAGTACAGATCATCGGTGAAAAATTGAAAAATCGGATTGAAAAGCCGGTGAAAATCTTCAATCAAACCATCACGCTGTCAGCCAGTATCGGTACCGCTTTCCTGCCTCAAGGTGCAACGCTGAACATCAACGAATTGATACGCCAGGCCGACGCGGCCATGTACGAGGATAAACGGCGTTTCCAGCGCCCAATAAAGGAACCAGCCGACGAACCGAACCGCGCCGAGAAAGAATAG
- a CDS encoding methyl-accepting chemotaxis protein encodes MFRNIKLVTGLFSLLLILGVLQLSSFGFFFGAMKNDRNNFVVSQTLRKQGNELNASWIALIQTRNTINRAIARMIAETNNIPSSGKSAELIAVVSQSLAEADKKFAAYSQITPLPEQNAELTKNIAENYQALRNVLQQIVGLIKALDLKGIQALPTQKIQDQFQKSFEEYQKQNDALNDRSVSSSSQNYDYSVIIITVCVIILVVIATGSWRYIRHVLLKPLNKVIVHLNHISRGDLTQSLALANSNEIGQLADSVRHMQTSLTATVDKVRTSADEIYRSASEIANGNSDLSSRTEQQSASLVETAASMEQLTATVKQNAENARHASQLALSASETAHKGLKMVDNVINTMGQISTSSQKISDITGLIDSIAFQTNILALNAAVEAARAGEQGRGFAVVASEVRNLATRSADAAREIKGLIEDSVNRVREGHELVSSTGETMGELVGAVTRVTDIMGEISSASEEQSRGIDQISQAVSEMDRVTQQNAVLVEESANAAVSLEEQSNSLNQSVALFQLSGMPTAAIGEKTRRPAPRMLANAPVQPPQASHDTHWETF; translated from the coding sequence ATGTTCAGGAATATAAAACTTGTCACCGGGTTATTTTCATTACTGCTGATATTAGGCGTGCTTCAACTCTCCAGTTTCGGTTTTTTCTTCGGCGCCATGAAGAATGATCGGAATAACTTCGTGGTATCGCAAACCCTGCGCAAACAGGGCAACGAACTCAATGCCTCCTGGATAGCGCTTATCCAGACTCGCAATACCATCAACCGCGCCATCGCCCGTATGATTGCGGAAACCAACAACATTCCCAGCAGCGGTAAATCCGCTGAATTAATTGCAGTGGTTAGCCAATCGCTGGCTGAAGCGGACAAAAAATTTGCCGCCTACAGTCAAATTACGCCATTGCCGGAACAGAACGCCGAGCTGACGAAAAATATTGCTGAAAACTATCAAGCGCTAAGAAACGTATTGCAGCAGATCGTGGGGTTGATTAAAGCGCTAGACCTTAAAGGCATTCAGGCATTACCGACACAGAAAATACAGGATCAGTTTCAGAAATCTTTTGAAGAATATCAAAAACAGAACGACGCGCTGAATGACAGATCCGTCTCCAGCAGCAGCCAGAATTATGATTACAGCGTTATTATCATTACTGTTTGTGTGATTATTCTCGTCGTCATCGCAACCGGCAGCTGGCGCTATATCCGCCATGTATTATTGAAGCCGCTAAATAAGGTGATCGTGCATCTGAACCATATTTCCCGTGGCGATCTCACCCAATCGCTGGCACTGGCGAACAGCAATGAAATCGGCCAATTAGCCGACAGCGTGCGACATATGCAAACATCGCTGACGGCGACCGTCGATAAAGTACGCACCAGCGCCGACGAGATTTATCGCAGCGCCAGCGAAATCGCCAACGGCAACAGCGACCTCTCTTCCCGTACCGAGCAGCAATCCGCCTCGCTGGTGGAGACGGCCGCCAGCATGGAACAACTGACCGCCACCGTAAAACAGAATGCGGAGAACGCGCGACATGCCTCCCAACTGGCGCTGAGCGCATCGGAAACCGCGCATAAAGGGCTGAAAATGGTGGATAACGTGATCAACACCATGGGGCAAATCAGCACCAGCTCCCAGAAAATCAGCGACATCACCGGGCTTATCGACAGCATCGCCTTTCAGACCAACATTCTGGCGCTCAATGCGGCGGTAGAAGCGGCGCGTGCCGGCGAACAAGGGCGCGGGTTCGCGGTGGTCGCCAGCGAAGTCCGCAATCTGGCCACCCGCAGTGCCGATGCCGCCCGCGAAATCAAAGGATTAATTGAAGATTCCGTCAATCGCGTGCGGGAAGGTCATGAGTTGGTCTCCTCCACCGGAGAGACGATGGGCGAACTGGTTGGCGCCGTCACCCGCGTGACGGACATCATGGGCGAGATTTCCTCGGCGTCCGAAGAACAGAGCCGCGGCATCGACCAGATCAGCCAGGCGGTCAGCGAGATGGATCGGGTTACGCAACAAAACGCCGTGCTGGTGGAAGAGTCGGCTAATGCCGCCGTGTCGCTGGAAGAACAGAGCAACAGCCTTAACCAGTCGGTCGCACTGTTCCAATTGTCCGGCATGCCGACAGCCGCCATCGGTGAAAAAACACGCCGACCGGCGCCCAGGATGCTCGCCAACGCCCCGGTTCAGCCCCCCCAGGCATCCCATGACACCCATTGGGAAACGTTCTGA
- a CDS encoding phage tail tape measure protein: MSKLASLSGLLTQAAHISDQLYLAQTGMASANKDERSFSQRMDALASLIEGAAKQTDDLVDLANKTKDTTLAGKKVVRRYQAINRLNRMKTPVPADNASTSSSSPDQPPIKNAPQASPKTGNSSGRTKVALRYQAIKRLNEIKSLVPADNTSTPLSSPDQPPIKNAPQASPKTGNPSGRILAQAGKSGDIVKDFGNKGAELTKGLHQKYTELRTLFTPEQTLPASVNDTSTLSNASSALATTAIQPAVQPQIQQPLPSNENPSPKYDSDTSVITNSLQQVRLAFALLRAELTYLSDTIAGTLQYSKTSVDDFRTTLLAVEPAAKAANLAVAPAKTIPNIFPNNQGTDGGSNRAPDAQNKAASTVLMNSDQQNALTQHGLTAAPSTEPTNTALNMLKPALTINCLCTSAQQSAIDASGISGSQSANISAGNTLARQESSASSLSKAAQQCQASLQSCTQTAPGLLDTIDSVLSTSENIFSVIGSIGSFVSIVAGNVGNLIAIFEFLSPLFMVIGGTIISAISAISLPIIGIIALVAAGAALIYKYWQPIGAFLSGVFDGFVAAFSPLQGVFEQLRIPFDALFKLVGGLFNYFKDLISPIKMSQEQLGEFRQAGEIVGRVLGDILMAPINAIKWILDKIEITKNALLWLAGKSATKAEDKPELPLPDGERIVPNYNAITSGNNSKSYSDNSVINNNIQITVPPGYSDEQVKQHINSALNDQAQRKQDMQLGSMSAGLLD, from the coding sequence ATGAGTAAACTCGCTAGCCTCAGTGGCTTGTTAACACAAGCCGCTCACATCAGCGATCAGCTATACCTGGCCCAAACGGGTATGGCATCCGCCAATAAGGATGAACGCTCGTTCAGTCAGCGCATGGATGCGCTGGCTTCCCTCATCGAGGGGGCAGCCAAACAAACTGATGATCTCGTTGATTTAGCTAATAAAACTAAAGACACGACGTTGGCTGGAAAAAAAGTCGTCCGCCGCTATCAGGCCATCAACCGTCTGAATAGAATGAAAACGCCTGTTCCAGCTGACAACGCCTCAACCTCGTCATCATCACCAGACCAGCCGCCCATAAAAAATGCGCCTCAGGCATCACCCAAAACGGGAAACTCATCAGGGCGTACCAAAGTCGCCCTCCGCTATCAGGCCATCAAACGTCTGAATGAAATAAAATCGCTGGTTCCGGCCGACAACACCTCAACCCCGTTATCATCACCAGACCAGCCGCCCATAAAAAATGCGCCTCAGGCATCACCTAAAACGGGAAACCCTTCAGGGCGTATACTTGCTCAGGCGGGTAAATCTGGTGACATCGTCAAGGATTTTGGCAATAAAGGGGCCGAACTGACAAAGGGCTTACATCAAAAATACACCGAACTACGCACCTTATTTACGCCAGAGCAGACACTTCCTGCCTCTGTAAATGATACGTCAACGTTATCAAACGCCTCGTCAGCATTAGCGACAACAGCCATACAACCTGCAGTGCAACCCCAAATCCAACAACCACTACCGTCAAATGAAAACCCGTCGCCGAAATATGACAGTGACACCAGTGTGATAACAAATTCATTGCAGCAAGTCAGATTGGCTTTTGCCCTACTGCGTGCGGAACTGACTTACCTCAGTGACACAATTGCAGGCACGTTGCAGTACAGCAAAACATCCGTAGATGATTTTCGCACCACCTTATTAGCAGTGGAGCCCGCGGCAAAGGCGGCTAATCTGGCTGTTGCCCCAGCCAAAACCATACCCAACATATTCCCCAACAATCAGGGGACAGACGGCGGATCGAACCGCGCGCCAGACGCACAAAATAAGGCGGCATCCACTGTATTGATGAACAGTGATCAGCAAAACGCGCTCACGCAACATGGCCTCACCGCAGCACCGTCTACCGAACCAACGAACACCGCGTTGAATATGCTAAAACCGGCGCTAACCATTAACTGCCTCTGTACCAGCGCACAACAATCAGCCATTGATGCTTCGGGCATCAGCGGTTCTCAATCGGCGAATATTTCTGCGGGAAATACACTAGCCAGACAGGAAAGCAGTGCAAGTAGCCTGAGTAAGGCCGCACAGCAATGTCAGGCCAGTTTGCAAAGTTGCACTCAGACCGCTCCAGGCTTGCTTGATACGATTGATAGTGTACTAAGTACCAGCGAAAATATTTTTTCCGTAATAGGTTCTATCGGTTCATTCGTCTCTATCGTGGCGGGTAACGTAGGCAATCTTATTGCTATTTTTGAGTTCCTCTCACCCCTATTTATGGTGATCGGCGGTACGATTATTTCTGCAATATCGGCAATCAGTTTACCCATTATTGGTATTATCGCACTGGTCGCGGCAGGGGCAGCCTTAATTTATAAGTATTGGCAACCTATTGGTGCTTTTCTTTCCGGTGTTTTTGATGGGTTCGTTGCAGCATTTTCCCCGCTTCAGGGGGTGTTTGAACAACTTAGAATTCCATTCGACGCATTATTTAAGTTGGTTGGTGGTCTGTTTAATTATTTCAAGGATCTGATTTCCCCCATCAAAATGTCTCAGGAACAGTTGGGGGAGTTCAGGCAAGCCGGTGAGATAGTAGGGAGAGTGTTAGGCGACATATTGATGGCGCCCATTAATGCGATCAAATGGATACTGGATAAAATTGAAATAACTAAAAACGCATTACTTTGGTTAGCAGGGAAAAGCGCTACCAAAGCAGAAGATAAACCGGAATTACCGCTACCTGATGGAGAGCGAATTGTTCCAAACTACAATGCAATCACCTCCGGGAATAATAGCAAGAGCTACAGTGACAATAGCGTCATCAATAATAATATACAAATCACGGTTCCACCGGGCTACAGTGACGAACAGGTCAAACAACATATTAATTCCGCATTAAATGACCAGGCACAACGGAAGCAAGACATGCAATTAGGTTCAATGAGCGCTGGATTGTTAGATTGA